The Paenibacillus sp. BIC5C1 DNA segment CGGGACAACTTCGTCCAGTGTTGCACTTTGAGGTAATTAATGTGAGCAGCATGTTAGTCTATTATTTGAAAAACAAGCCATATTCCCGGTTATAAGAAGCAGGATGCGGTTAAGGATCAATGAGTGGAAAACGTGTAATTCAGACTTTAAATTAACCTTGGATTACATGAGATTGTGGAGCATCCAGATATGAGGAGGGGGAAATCATATGAGTGATATGTTGGTGGCACTTTACCACTTGCCAGAGCAAGAGAGTGGACTGAAAAAGTTGGAGGAGTCCTCCATTGTTATCCGTAGAGCCATTGCACCAGAGAAGCAGGTTGTGCTGGATTGGGTGAGATCCCATTTTAGCCAGCCCTGGGTGGATGAATGTGATGTAGCTTTTGCACGTCAACCCGTGACTTGTTATATTGCGCTTGAGCATGGGAAAATGATCGGTTTCGCTTGTTATGAAGCAACGTGCCGTAATTTCTTTGGTCCAACAGGTGTTGGTCAGGAGGCACGGGGCAAAGGTGTCGGAACAGCGCTGCTGTTAGCTTGTATGCATGCCATGAAAGCGG contains these protein-coding regions:
- a CDS encoding GNAT family N-acetyltransferase — protein: MSDMLVALYHLPEQESGLKKLEESSIVIRRAIAPEKQVVLDWVRSHFSQPWVDECDVAFARQPVTCYIALEHGKMIGFACYEATCRNFFGPTGVGQEARGKGVGTALLLACMHAMKADGYAYAIIGSAGPVDFYAQALGAVKIENSTPGIYKGMLRAD